The following are from one region of the Poecilia reticulata strain Guanapo linkage group LG7, Guppy_female_1.0+MT, whole genome shotgun sequence genome:
- the LOC103467594 gene encoding dysbindin domain-containing protein 2-like: MSSTGSTNHNKRLASEKDNSQSLYNNDSAQHMKLRDRQRFFEDVYQHDVDNYLPSTHLQVDCRKPPMGSISSMEVNVDTLEQMDLMDISDQEALDVFLNSSSVGDEGALSSPLPVIDCEDDDEDEVDEEAEVVYRDRAPLQRQNEVYRGSQTRFSSTSSGSSVTSAGGADTPVIQSDDEEVHADTLLLTSVPNTRDEETEEEDEEEERCFSTAHQKD; this comes from the exons ATGTCATCCACTGGCTCGACAAACCACAACAAGCGTCTGGCGT CTGAAAAGGACAATTCCCAGAGTTTGTACAACAATGATTCTGCTCAGCACATGAAGCTAAGAGACAGGCAACGGTTCTTCGAAGATGTCTACCAGCACGATGTGGACAACTACCTGCCCTCTACGCACCTACAGGTCGACTGCAGGAAAC CCCCCATGGGCAGTATTTCATCTATGGAGGTGAACGTGGACACTCTGGAGCAGATGGATCTGATGGACATATCAGATCAGGAAGCCCTTGACGTGTTCCTCAACTCGAGCTCAGTTGGTGACGAAGGAGCCCTATCGTCTCCACTACCAG TTATAGATTGTGAGGACGATGACGAAGACGAAGTGGATGAAGAAGCAGAGGTTGTCTACAGGGATCGAGCGCCGCTGCAGAGGCAAAACGAAGTCTACCGTGGATCTCAGACTCGATTTTCTTCAACGTCGTCTGGTTCCAGTGTTACCAGTGCAGGCGGAGCCGACACACCGGTGATCCAGTCCGATGATGAAGAAGTACACGCTGACACTCTGCTGCTAACCTCTGTTCCCAATACAAGAGATGAagaaacagaggaagaagatgaagaagaagaacgaTGCTTTTCAACAGCCCATCAAAAAGACTGA